Genomic segment of Gigantopelta aegis isolate Gae_Host chromosome 10, Gae_host_genome, whole genome shotgun sequence:
CAGCACATTCACTGTACCTTGTATCCAAAGTGCTGTCCTAATGTAGTTATTTGATTTAATTAAAGCGGCACAGCACATTCCACACATCTTGTATTCAAGATGCTGAACTAATTGAATTACATGATCTAACAcggacagcacattccacatACCTTGTTTTCAAAATCCTGCACTAATGTAgttaaatgatttaattaaagtgggacagtacacaccacatACCTTGTATCCAACATGTATTAATGTAgttaaatgatttaattaaaGCAGGACAGTACTAATGTAgttaaatgatttaattaaagcaggacagcacacaccacgtaCCTTGTATCCAACATGGTGCACCACCTTGTCCTCAGACATCTGTCTCTCCTTCTTGATCATCTTCCACCTGATGAGCTCCTGGTACTCCTGCGTACAGCGCAGGTCAGGCGGAATGTCCTCTTCATCCtgttagttaaagtttgttgtttaacaataccactagatcacatggattaattaatctgcggctactggatgtcaaacatttggtaagtctgacatgtggtcatcagaggaaaccaactacattGTTCTaatgcagcaggggatcttttatatgcactttccctacagacagtatagcacataccacagcctttgaccagttgtggtgcactggttggaactataaaaaaaacaatcagttgaatggatccaccgaggtggttcaatcctgcgacgcaagcaccacaGCCGAGCACTCCATGTacagctaaatcccacccctcatCCTCTCTGAGACAGTCCATTTGTAAACACAACTGACATGATTCTCTTAACAGCTCCTTGTGTTTTGGAACTGGGATGCTATTAAAGATTAACTTTATAAAGCGGGGTTCTCATTACGCAATCAGTCACACCAACATGTCAAATGTGATTTGTCGGCACTACAAAAATTctgatttaggtgttctcacagtacgatTCTGATCATTCAATCGCATGTAACAAGTTGGTGcaactaatcgcataatgataACGCCCCTTAATAGAGTAAAATTAACACAAGACcaattaaaagaaatgttttgccAAGCTTTCACCATAAAACAGAAGATGACGCTATGTACAAGGAAGGGGGTGTTTATCAAGAGTTATGTGtatcattttcaaaacaataaggAATAGTTGTGtcaacaacacctcagcacatttgaaACTATCTCTATTTTATGTTTAACATGGTTACTTGACAGTAGTTGAGACCGAAAGAGAGAGAATCGGCTGCTGCCACACAGGTTTCAATCCAAACTAAACATAACCATTGTCGCCCAAGATATTGCGAACAGGATATCACACTCAGAGCTGTGgttaatttaaatacatgtacaattgaATCCCGTTAGCTTGAACCCTGTCGAtgcttgagaaagtgttcgacccatcgggtagtttaacctaaccattcagtcaacatgtaactcgtttttggttcgagcattGCAGTGTATCCGACCCTTCTAAGTTCGACCtcatgagattctactgtatatcaATAAAATAGAAATGCATACTGATATCATTAATACTTGACATTAATGTTGCCTGGCAAATTACAATCCTAAGttggctattttttttttttaattcattagcCAGTCAAGCAAAAGTAAAGTACTGTATTGTGCTCTGATGGGAAACACAAGTCCATCAAGAGTTATCCTACATCAGGAAAGCGTTCAGTATAAAGGGACTAACCACACACAGActatataaacacacatttgGCTAAGTTAGGTGAAGAAGTGAAAGGAACAGAAGCAGACCAGAGACTTGTTACTTACAGACACATCAGGGCTGAGGTTCCACTGACTGAAGGAAGAACTGTCATCTTCGTAGCTCTTGAAATCTTCATCGTCCGACATGTAGACGGGCGGTTCGAATGCATGTAGGAACGTGGAGGACGGATAGTACATTTTATTGTATCTGTGGTGTCGGTGACCACTCTGCAATcacaaaacatttacattttattttatctgtgttGTCGGTGACCAGTCTGCAATcacaaaacatttacattttattgtatcTGTGGTGTCGGTGACCACTCTGCAATcacaaaacatttacattttatttgatcTGTGTTGTCGGTGACCAGTCTGCAATcacaaaacatttacattttattttatctgtgttGTCGGTGATCAGTTTGCAATcacaaaacatttacaaatacaTGCTTTCAGTTATTCAGTAATTtatcaaaacatttaaagttttaaaatcagCTTTTGTAATCAGAAAATTCACTGTAGGTTACAGTTGCTAATGTATTACATCTCAAAAATCACTCTTAGTTTGTAccgtacattttttaaatatttgaatgaTGTGTTATTAAAACTCACCTTTTTGTTGTAAGCATTTAGGTTGGGAATTCGACCAGGAACCGGCAGACCCGCTTTTGTTAACTTGATGAAATACTTTTGTACACGACTGGCCACCTGAACAAACAAAGAGTATATTTCAGTTACAGTCAAGCAGTTTGTAGACCCCTTCACTAACAGACACTGTAGTTTAAAACCTCAATCTGGCTGTAAACACtcaggggtttccccagggccATTAGACATAGCGGCCCGACATGCCTTGGTCTGTAAAGTAAGCGCTTTGACGGTGTGGAAGTGCCTTAAATCAACTGCCGCtacgccttgatttgaagtgctTTAGAAAAGCAATTATCACAAGCACGGGCGTGGCAGtcgactacctcttgcaaacaacttgtgtaccagtatatcaagaacacctaatcactatgacaggtaaaacacttcctaaatacctaacaatggaccagtcgtctgctcacaattggtgtttggtaattttaccacatctactgggacCGCTAATCCACCAGGAAGGCAGTTACGCGTAACGGGATTCTCGTGCCGAGCAATCAATTGCAAATTCAAGgccgatcaaagaagatgcccattgacagaatcaactgtactatttaaaattaactgaataaatgatagtacagttaagttggcaATAAGTAATTTCTATACTAACACCCACTTCCcaaaacacactgaaaacatctagggctcgcgctgtcagtagccaaattagccattggctaattaaaaattatttttacccAAAATGGCCAAAatatttgcaagtggctaaaattttggctaagccattttctatcttctgatgtgaacaaacggttaggCCTACATAATCTAtacgacacctcaaacataataataataccaaatattcaattagcgtaatagcgatcttgCAACTGGTACTGAGAAACGGTGTTATCCAGAATACGGTGTaggccttatgatgtttgcttattttaataatcaaggttattatttaGCAATGTGACGGTTATTCAATGTCtagaagatctgtaacttgtaaccaaagtaataaaaacaaaccgacaatgcatgtcaatttgaatacacatgccagttcagggccaaaaGGCATGTAGGCTATCCCAAGGGATGGGTTCAGCCATACcgagcaaaaacaaaatgttcgctacacgttaaaccaaatggacacgacggacaccaatcaaatagttcgcaaacATCAGGAAGAACGTTCATTGGCTGAGctgaggaaagctctcggcgCAAATATACACGTCACGCTtaagagtcagctgacaccaaTACGATTAtacagaagtaaatcttgatgtaaattggTAGAAAAACAATGGTTATTTGCATcgatgaatacctaactgcagtttcggttatttcctttgtctttgttaattttctaCCTATGGTCcagagcacgcatgcagatcgcgataAATGAACATGCAGTTTTTAtccaaattgcagttaaacgtacactgaattagtttacaataatcatatttgttagataatgtaagatatatatatatatttgtaaaactgtgagatgacatttaataagttagctggattttaaaaagaccataaattttaattttattaaaaaaaaattgttatttttcataaatagAATATACTGTGCAAtcagcattcttagcctaggtatttcacaagcagaaatcacaagcatttaacacgacgctgaaatcaacagcaacaacatggcgcaaattatgaaattattgggggtggggaattgatgggttactttaaaaaagttaaaaaacaaaacacacaaaaaacatgattagctggattgaaggcaaacacttaactgttttcaacccactaccccactaattttggcttgatttgtgttatactgatgctaaatatgtaagcgccttaaaaaattCCTGGGGTAAGGCCTGAACACTTACATCAGCCTGTACAGGAGAAAAGTAATGAATTCACGGAACCCTGATATATGTCACTCTGCTTACTATACATTTCATAACCAAACCTATTCAACTTTATACCTTCAAATtctcaaatttaaaatgtaattgtcTATTGCACTTTAGCAGTGATATTTAGGCTACTAAAATCCCTAAGCTAGTAGTCCAGCATTCCACTGgtgtttccccccccccccccccccccacccatcaATTAGTTCCAGTCAAGTATTAGTTTGTGGTCATGTGTTACCTGCTGTACAGTCCTGTTCCCCAAAGCGCTTGCAATCTTTTGCCAGCGTTTAGCTTCCACCTCCTCTGGTGGGTATGTTACCAACAGCTCCTCAAGTCTGAAAGACAATTAAcatacaaagtaaaaatatctatatatattactacAGATAACATCAAAATCTATTACATTCTCTTATAAaataaggaatatttgtttggcattcaagtacattttaaactatagctacaaaatgtaaaaagttaatatacaaaataaaaacatgtatgtatatacatatacatatacatatatatatacatatacacacacacacatatacacatacatacatagatagagatatatatatatatatatatatatatacacacatatatatacatgtatatacatatacatatatatatatatatatatatatatatacacacatatatatacatgtatatacatatacatatatatatatatatatatatatatatatatgtgctaCCTTATGATGATGAATTACAAGGTAGTTGAAGACATCAAAATCTATTACATTCTGGAGTAAAATAAGGAAGAGATATTTGTTTAGTAAAACAACATAACATGTTAAACTACACAGTGCTCACCCTGTACATGGCCAAAGTAGCCAATTGCtcatttttattcaaaatggctgtAACATTTAGTGTTTGGccaataaaatattccttaaatcaaccatattttaataattttcaaggaaatactatattatatctgaaaattggctgaaCCAAAGACATTTCCAGTGTGGGCCCTGCTACAGCtattaaactacagctattcaGTATCTAACGTAATGGTTATTTTAACCCTTGACTAACATAGAGAGCAAACGTGCTACTCCTTTATAAGCTACCTAATAAACAGCACAAAGAAATCTTTTACCTTCCCATTGACAGAagagcacgtaccacggcctttgatgtcaCAATCATGGTTCAAAGGTTGGGGCAGAAAACTACCAGAAAAGTGTTGTTGGAAAACGTTTGTGAtctatgtataattattatggcttgaacttaagaatttgtcccCCACAGCAATTTGTTTAACTTTTTCAGCATATAAACACGACTAAAACGTTATTTTGCCATacatagacatatttcaaatgttaaaaagaagtgttttatttaacaacgcactcaacacattttatttacggttatatggtgtcagacatatggttacggaccacacagattttgagaggaaacccgctttcgccactacatgggctactcttccgattggcagcaagggatcttttatttgctcttcccacaggcaggatagcacaaactatggcctttgttgaaccagttatggatcactggtcagtgcaagtggtttacacctacccattgagcattgcggagcactcaatcagggtttggagttggtatctggattaaaaatcccatgcctcgactgggatccaaacccagtacctaccagcctgtagaccgatggcctgccacgacgccaccgaggccggtttcaaatgttaaatactggaaAATAATGTACACcaagtgtatatattttgccattgttgagaaGCTTAACCGATGGCATAAAAGTGCCATTGGTGATGCTCcctacctacagcaatttatatctcaatgatggCAATTGCAATCAGCAccatcgttaagttcgagccctgaattATTATAGTAACTACCAATATTGAGGTGTAAACGTGATCAGTGAGTGACTGTAATCACAGGCCAGACCTTTTCTGTTCCTCCACTGTCCACAGCTGGTTGAAGGTGGCCGACTTGGCGTCAGTCTTGATTCGTCCTCTCACCACACGGACGTCACAATCATCCACGGTCGGACAGTAGGACATCCCTGTCTGGCCGGAGGACTTGAGTTCTTCTGCAAACACAACACAAAGTTAAACCATTAGTAATAGGTTACAGTTTTTACTGTGACCACCACAGTACATTTATTGAATAAACTCTTTATTTTACACAaagaaagggggaggggggtttaTGGAGGGGCTCAGCCCCCCCACTTTTTATTTCGggactttaaaatgtcttataatgctaatacggaaacctgacgatagaacaaccataaaaatgagccccccccccctcccccaaacttTGAAAAATCTGTCCTACAGGCCTGTGCAGTTCTGTCCTATATACttgataaaaagaaaatacatgtacgagcattaattatatttatcacCTGGGAGTCCTTATACATTGTACCCCTCTACACTTCAAGTTGAAAGGTGATTTAATACACGTTTCCCCACTCTACTCCAGTTGTTTACATCTTCCAAGGCCTATGTCTATCCTTGCCATGACACTATTTAATACCCACCAAaccaaaaagacaaaaaagggTAAATCAATAGCACACCATCTGTTGTCCCATGAACTAACTGCTTCTTCAATCTCGTCATGTGACGAACTCCGAAAGATGTAAACTGTACGTTGCTTGTATACTTCTCCCAGTCAATAGATGGTATAGTTGCAACTTGCTGTAATTGTAAGCTGGGAAAATCAAATTTCTTCCCATTCTGTAGACACTCCACAAAGCCGATAGGATCTTGTAAAGCCTTCGTCTGACCTTCGTAAAGCTTGTCGAGGTCCTTTATTGCCTGAATTCGCTGAGATTCGAGAAGTGCGATAGATCGGAGAAGTGACTGGTAATCAGGGTTAGACTTGAGAGCAACGTGATCCGACTCAAAGTAGTATGTTTGAGAATCACTGCCGTCATCATTCAACGTGTGATCCACAAGCTCAGACTTGTCAGACGTTTCAGACAGATCACCACAAGTCTGGTTCATCTTTCTAATccattttctattttttaaaaaaaagagaaaaaaaagaccttaaatgtatgcatgtatgattAGTCAAATCTAAGTTAACCTTTCTATTCCGTTTTCTAAactaaaaagacaaaaatatatgCATATTTGATTAGtcaaatataatacatacatgtgtaattaaagaagaaagaaagaaagaaaaaagacaacattaaaaaaagcaTTGACAGTAGGCTGGGGTTTCTACactcatttattatatttaagatTTAGATTTATGCATTGAACGTTCAAGCACActtttattttcacaaataaacatCTGGAATGTCTACCCTCATCAACTTCTTCACAACTGAAagcttagtgagagagaaaactgGTCGACTTCTCTTCTATTACTGTATCGGCTGAACAGAAGAAGTATGTGTCGCCATATTTAATTCCGTGTTGCATGTCTGTTTAGCGAAGTAACATGCGAATTCTGtccatgtatttattataaataaataacatttatcatCGAGTAACGATGTATAGCAACCTCGTCGGTTCAGTACATACTttagtatttagtatatatcaaataatcgttaaaatgtaaacttaaacaagaaaaatcctggcgatctcgccccggcttgcaagtgaaatcgtcagaaatttaaactaccaatgtattacattttacaacaagaaaatcaaaacatgactactgcacatgtatttacttaaagaagtaaaaattaaactgcttgtaacttgaatattgttgagttataatgtactggcgacttcgctaaacagacgtgcaacacggaagtaaatatggcgatctcgccacagcgtgtcccaacacaaaactagtagtataagtggtataaccctgtagttttggtacaaaaacatgctgataataacagtagatatatactataatatatgttgtaatatatgtcttctagcaagtctaatatgtatgataacttcgcctaacgatgaaaataagtcctggcgaactcgcccggggcgacttcaccagggcgagatcgacacggcccacggggcgagatcgccaggctccGAACAGAAGACCGTGTTATAAACCATAaatgtgtaactacatgtcaATTTACGAAAAAGCTATAATTATGCATGCTCATTAATAAACTCATtggtataaaattaaattcagttTCTAATATTATACCATAAATTATCCAGGAGGcccaaaattatttaaaattaaaggtaATTTGGATATTAATCGACTCTTCCTTTGAGTTCCCTCCCTttaataatttgtgtttttgttggaaTTCCctcctttcaataatgttctaCCGTATAACGTCTAAAACGTGGACTGAAAGTATTTTACtcattttaacaaacaaaaggagaagttatagtttgttttgattaaggacaccactagagcaaattgattatttgttttctgctgttggatgtgaaatcacggcctttgatataaactCGATGTAAttgtgtttaaagggacagaccctagtttttaactcactgaaatcaaacattacttataattttattgtttagattatccatttccgtagaactgaagcgtttctggtcatcctgttgtttctaatatcacaaaatgcatttattatatttttaaaaacgcaagtgcgtctgagaagtagcgcttattgattcgagttctagtctattttgtaaGGATGTTTTCCGGTATTAACGTCACAGTCTCTTCTTTCACTTTGTTGTAACTTTAACCaactgtgttacaggtttgtagattaactaaacttagtgtccatttttacgagttgaaactagcaGGGTCTGCGCCTTAAACGGCACCTCGGTACATTTTAACGTACAGAGCTCTGTGTGGAGTCTAACATGgttatatttcaacatttggttgatagagagaaagagatgtCGAGTAAACTAGCTGtgatcataatatatatatatatatatatatatatatatatatatatatatatatatatatatatatatccaggcTTCTCTTACCAATAAAACAGAAAAGGGACTTTAATATACACTTTTCCAAAGTCAGCTAaccctttgatatgccagtggGTGGGGTAGAAAAAAGGTGAGAGCGATTGTCAGTTTGAACCATCACACCTTTGGCGAACTCTctacgacacacacacacacacacacacacacacacacacacacacagtgatacacacacacCGTGACACTCACGCACACAGTTGCACACacacagttacacacacacacacagtgacacacatacagtgacacgcacacgcagacacacacacacaccatgacaCACACGcagtgacacacacagagagagagagagagagagagagagagagagagagagagagagagagagagagagagagagagagagagagagactggcCTGTAGAGTTAgagtttttaatacatgtacatgacaaATCTCCTCCCACCCCTTTAAGTGATGCCCCATATAAGAAAGACATGTTAAATAAAAGGAAAGAtacatttaattgtttattaaaatttgtcTGATCAAATTGACCATCTTTGTTGATTTTATACAGAACATATCAATTCACTGcctgttgtgtgtgtttcattcattcattcattcattcattcattgtaacttattttcgtgcttaccgtatatccaattaaggtttaagcacgctgcactggacacacacctcagctgggCAGTCTGTCCAATACAGTGGGTAAGTGGTTAGTTATTACCGTAGTCGTTAATGAGAGAgaggtcggtgtagtggccttacacctactatACCCATTGACTCGTTCCAATGAACTCTGAGTGGAAGTCGGTACCGTGctgccagtacctac
This window contains:
- the LOC121382544 gene encoding ZZ-type zinc finger-containing protein 3-like codes for the protein MNQTCGDLSETSDKSELVDHTLNDDGSDSQTYYFESDHVALKSNPDYQSLLRSIALLESQRIQAIKDLDKLYEGQTKALQDPIGFVECLQNGKKFDFPSLQLQQVATIPSIDWEKYTSNVQFTSFGVRHMTRLKKQLVHGTTDEELKSSGQTGMSYCPTVDDCDVRVVRGRIKTDAKSATFNQLWTVEEQKRLEELLVTYPPEEVEAKRWQKIASALGNRTVQQVASRVQKYFIKLTKAGLPVPGRIPNLNAYNKKSGHRHHRYNKMYYPSSTFLHAFEPPVYMSDDEDFKSYEDDSSSFSQWNLSPDVSDEEDIPPDLRCTQEYQELIRWKMIKKERQMSEDKVVHHVGYKCDNCDREPIVGTRWHCVDCPMDAACDFCDDCVDCVFESSTHNTSHRLKAVKQAGNPTIDQDYTKFMPGDYNYLDPNYMPAS